A stretch of the Ostrea edulis chromosome 9, xbOstEdul1.1, whole genome shotgun sequence genome encodes the following:
- the LOC125659168 gene encoding uncharacterized protein LOC125659168: MNHSGLFAVAFCFIATICITLAQLECARYALCVDSMFKKPNVIETRFNNSFIDSVKLLERYSYYRCDPAEEKYSIGANSKEWWVFRGCGGVFEVKECAEDANVALQQKPKEMIKNHHREIDRKCRQDLGLVKPEKVSESF; encoded by the exons ATGAACCATTCTGGATTATTTGCAGTGGCCTTCTGTTTCATAGCAACAATATGCATAACTTTAGCACAAT TGGAATGTGCGAGGTATGCACTGTGTGTCGACAGTATGTTCAAGAAACCGAACGTGATTGAGACACGCTTCAATAACTCTTTCATCGATTCGGTTAAGCTTCTAGAGCGATATTCGTACTACAGATGCGACCCTGCAGAAGAGAAATACAGTATTGGGGCCAACAGCAAAGAGTGGTGGGTTTTCCGAGGTTGCGGAGGGGTTTTTGAAGTGAAAGAATGTGCAGAAGACGCCAATGTTGCTCTGCAACAGAAACCCAAAGAGATGATTAAAAACCACCATCGTGAAATCGACCGGAAGTGTCGTCAAGACCTTGGGCTAGTAAAACCAGAG aaagTATCCGAGTCATTTTAA